The Candidatus Dadabacteria bacterium genomic interval GTATTTCGACGATTTTTTGAAGGAAAAAGTCAATCTAAACCAATCCAGACTGGACACTTTGGATCAGAAGGTTGAAGCTGTTACGAATCTGCTTAAATCCAAACTGGCTGGATACAGGAAATACAGTCCCCAAGGGTCCTACGCGCATAAAACCATCATAAAACCCGTTGCGGAGAACGATGAGTTTGATGCCGACATCCTGATTTTTATAAAGGATGAGGACTTTAAACCCGATGAGTTTCAGGAGGATTACGTAAGGAAGGTATATGACGTTTTTAAGGATAACGGAAACTACAAAGACATCGTTCACTTAAGCACCAGATGCGTTACCATCGATTATGCTGGGGATTTTCACCTCGACGTGGTTCCATGCGTCGAGTACCAAGGGAAATTCTATGTATGTAACAGAGTAGAGAAGAAGTACGAACAGACGGACGGTGATGGGTACAGAAGATGGTTTGCCGAGAAGAACAGAATTACCGGCAACAATCTCTTGAGAAAGGTAACTCGCCTTCTTAAGTTCCTGCGTGACCACAAGAGCAACTATTCTATAAAATCGATTCTGCTGACGACCCTTCTTGGGAATCATGTTTATATTTCTGATGAGGATTCGTCAGCGTTCAGTGATCTGCCACAGGCGTTAAAAACTCTGTCCAACAGGATTAATGATTTCCTGAAAAATAATCCGCAAATGCCGATCATTGAAAACCCGGTCTTACCCGGGGAAAACTTCAATAGAAATTGGGATGAGACCAAGTACAAGAATTTTCGCGAAAAGTTCAATTTATATAACACTAAAATTGACAAAGCCTTTGAAGAGAAAGACCACAACGAGAGTGTGAAGCTCTGGAGGGAGGTGTTTGGCGATGATTTCGGTAAATTACAGAAGAAGCCTAGCTCGGGGGCGGCTGCCGGCGGCCTTACGCCCATATATCCTACTAAACCATATGCTAGCCATGAAACCCCTATCTTACCCACGATTGAATACACTCCTGCAGAAATGGAGAAAATACGGTGCCGTTTTCCCGGTTTGTATTACGATAAAGGTGCCGTAAGGGGAGAGATCAGTTTCAGTGCAAGGTACGAACTCTCGGGCAGGAAGAAAAAGAAAAAATGGATAATAACGAACTGCTCTTCGGGGAAAAACTGCATTCAGGATGTCTACGAAATTAAAATACTCCTCAACGGACAACCAAAAGTCTTTGAGGTTGGAGGCAGGATTAAAAAGCTAGCGGAGAAACTCGGCCGCCCGATTGTTGACTTGCATTTATTTCCTGAGGATGAGAGTTGCTGCTTAGGGATCTTTTTGATAAATGAAAGGGAAACCTTAAGCAACTTTGTCATTAACAAAGTATACCCGTACTTTGTTTGGCAAGCTTATTTTGAAAAGTTCGGGAAAACTCCTCCTTGTGGAGAATATTCGCATGGAGAACAAGGTAAACGAGAGTTTCTGAAACATGTTTCCGATATAGGGCGAAATGATCCATGCCCTTGTGGAAGTGGGCTAAAATTTAAAATCTGTTGTCACTCAAAGACAAAAGGGAAAAAGAAACTCAGAGGCAATTCTCAATTTTGACTTATTAAGAGTCCTATTCCAAAATTTAGATAGCTTCGATGGTCGGCATGGCGATTAAAAATGGGACAAGTGGCCTACAGCAATGAGGAGTTTGCTATGTAACGATTTTCGGGGTTCAGGTTTCCAGAATTAGAGCGGCAGCCCGTATTCCGGCAATCTGACAGTCGGGTTGCCCGATTCAGACGGAATGCCCCGCCGATTTCCCGAAGAATAGCCAGTCCCGGCCAACCGCGGACGCAACAATCTCTTCAAGGTCGATTTCACCCAATTCAATGTCCGTGATTAGTTGGTTCAGATCATAGTCAACTTTAGTGAAAACAGTTTTACCCATCTGTAAAAAGTCTCCTTCAATACTGTTTCTGCGTGGCGGTCACTCAAGCGTTTTGCCAAATGCTTTGCGGATATTTGCTTCAACTTCGGGATCCATACACGCCTTGGATAGATAGTTTAAAAATTGGTTCAGTTCGACTTCAGAATTTATTTTGGGTTCGCCTCTCAAATCAATATTTACAGAATTTTCCTGAACTGTAATTCCATATTCACCTTGGTCTAGGCTAATGCGTGTGTGGATACAGTCCCATTTTAACTCTCGAGCGAGAGTGAGGGCCGCTTTTTTCTCACTGGATTTCCAAGTTGACCCATCACCGAGCAACTCAAGCAAGGGGCGAATCCTGTCGGGAGATTTACCAAGGTCAATATCTGTTCCGGCAATCCTATGAGACATCTGAGCCATACGATGGGAAACCGCCGACCGAAGTCTGGGATGAGACCGTAACCCCAGAGAAAGTTTTTGCCACCCGTCACGGACACCAAATAAGATCGCAGCCGCCAGCCAATCAGGTTCATCTAGCTTGTCATTGCTGATATTGAGAAGGTCCGCACATTTCTCACGCAGAAAGAACAACGTCATAGCGCGAGCTAGAGGTGCGTTATGACGTTCAAACAATTCGCTGATCGTTGCATCAGCCAACCCCCTAAGGGATGTAAGGGTATCTTGAAGCTTCTTTATGCCTTTGCGTAGTTGTGGTCTAAGTTCCGCGGAAACCTCTTCAAGATTGTTAATCAATATGTCTTCAGCTCCAGTGCTTCCACCAGCTTGTCCGGTTTTTCTCCACTCCACCAGTCCTTCAACAGCTTTCCAAAAAAACCATGTCTGAAAAACATCTCTGTCTTTCACGCGATTTTTCTCTACTTCCGGTGGCAACGATGCGACCCCAGTACGCATCCAAGTCTGGAGTCCTGAAAATATAGGATGGCCGCCTGCTTGTTCCTTCGTAGAATCGTCTGGGTCAAAAGCATACCGACATGTACGAACCGCTACGTCACCCATGTTGGCAACAAGAAGAGTCATTGCCATGATGCCCCCCGCAGCGAGTGGCTCTTGCAGCGGAACATAGCGCTCTGTAGGTCCTTCCTTTGGAGGCCAAGAGACGGTAGATGACTTAGCAGTAAAAAGAGCTTTTCTTTTTGATCCGCACCTGACATCCTCAAGAGGCACATTGTCAAAGTCTTTGGCTCCCTCGTTGCATGCTTTTATATCCTCATCCGATTCAAAAACAACCGTTTTGATCCAAGACATAGGCAATGGTGCGGGAACCAGAATTGCATAATCGTTCCCATCTAACTGATCCGGGAAGCGAGCTTCCCGGATATTATCTTTACCGAGAAATATTAATTGTCCCGAGAGTTTGGACAGGTCAAAATCAATAACGGTCGGCTTTAAATACTTTGCTTCTCTCGTAGATAATTCAATCGTCTCCCACGGTACTTGGTCAATAAACAAAGGAATCCAACCCGGAAAGCTGCTAAGAGTATCTTCGTAGTATTTGTCAGCGAATCCGTGCGGAGGCATCACGAGTCCCGTTGAGAGCATATACATCATGTTCAGATGATTCGTGACGAAAAGCCACGAATCGGGAGTTTTAGTCCGGGTTGGCGCATCTCCGGCAGTTTTCCCGCTTTTCAAAAGTGGAAGTTCTTCTGTCATTTTAATTCCTCTCGCCGTAACACATTATTGTCCTCGGGCAAAATTTCTTCAATATCCTGACGCCCATTGCGCTTCATAAACATAAATACCTGATCTCTCGCTCGGGCAACCATTACGTAGAAAAGGCGCCGTGCGGCATCCGGGTTTTGCTTCTGGAAACGGTGCTCATCAATATCCGCAAGAATCGCCACATCAAACTCAAGCCCCTTGCACGATTGTGCGTTAATGACCAAGATACCGCCCTCGTTAAAAGCGACCCCGACTCTCTTCATATTAGCATAGTAAGTCCTTATTGCAGGTCGAGGATTGTCCAATGGAACTTGCAATGACTGAAGAGCATCCAGGTAGCGTTTTCGGATTGCGTTGTTTGGTGTGATAATTCCGATAAGCTGCCTCGGATCTCGGTCGCTCAGAAGCAGGATATGTCGCACGACCTTGTTGAGATCGCTTCCATTGTAACGGTAAAGCATTGGAACGCGCCCTCTGGCAGGTTCGGGAAGTTCAGGGGGCGGGCTTGCCGGGTCCCCGGTGTAAAATTTCCGCGCCAGTTTTGCCACTTGGTAATGATTGCGGTAATTCTGCTTGAGTTCAATCACTTCATCCGCATCAATAGCCAAGCAATTCTCTATAGCCCTTCGGCTACTGTTCCTTTCTCCGATCTGCTGATTCTGGTCGGCAACGACAAAAAATCGATTAAAACCAAGATTCACAAGGGCGTTGTAAAATTCTTGGGGCATATCCTGCCCCTCGTCAATTATGAGAAATCTCTGCTTATTTTCTATTTCGGGTAATGCTTCGACAATCTTTTCGACACCCGGCCAGTCAATAGGTTTCCACTCACTATCGCTGTTGAGCCGAGGAACAGACTTACCCGTGATTTTCGGAAATTCTTTAAGGAACCATCCGATATAAGTTTGACTAGCCAAACCTCCGAACAATTGTCCGCTAGCTGTGTCCAGAAGACGATTATAGACCAGAAACAAATAGTCTTCCTTTTCTCGGAAATAGCGTCTCGCGCGAATCAGAGCTAGCACCGATTTTCCAGTCCCAGGTCCACCAACGATCAAATGCTGACCCTCTTTGGGTAAGGCGCGAGCCTCCTCCTGTTCCTTGCTGAGGTCTTGAATACCCGGCAACTCAAATTTTCGTTTTGGCACCAGTTAATCCTCTAATCCTCCGTCCACACAGTCAAGGAGTCCAGGGAATTGCGAGGCACAACCATTAATAAATGTTCTATCCAAAAGGATATTACCATAAGAGCAACTCGGTTCCGGCACAAGCGCACAAGCGTGACAAGCGGCACGATTCAGCAAATCGGGCCCTTGTCCGTCTTGCTCTGAGCATACCGGATCCAAAGAACACCAAGTCGCAGTCTCAAACACGCTGGTCAGCAAACGGAGAAACCGCTCGGGCTTCGCCATCTCCATCAAGCCACCCAGGGAACCTTCCTCGTCCGCAACTGCGTCAAGTTGCCTGATCATGAGATGAGCAAGCGTGTGGCACAGTAGAAAACGTGGCGAAGGATTAATCTCAAATTCGAAAGAGAATTCCTTTTTTGCGAATCGCTTTGAAAAAGTATCCGCTCTCTCCCACAGAACCTTGCTGACACTTTCCCAGCGTTGCAGTATCGCTTCATCAAGGGTAACAAAAATTCCTTCTCCGTAAAGTTCCAGTGCTGGAAGCCAGCGACTCTCGCCTACGATATCCGGTGGTACTAGTTCCCTACCCCCAGCGCGCCGGAACCCCTTGAGAACCATGATTTCCTTCAGCTTGTTGACGGCAACCAGATTTGAGACAATGTTCACCACACGGCGCGGAACACCTGACCCGAGATTCTGAGCAAGCGCTTTCCACTCCCGCGTCCAGTGCTTGGTAACAAAATCCTCGTCTTCTTTGAAATCATGGATTTCTCGAACCAGAACCTCGTATTCGTCCGCAAAAAGATCACCCGTTTTAATCTCCTGGCCATACAGAGGATAACCTCCGTCAATATCCCTGATAGAATTTTCTATTTCGCCAGTCTCACAGTCGTAGTCATCCGCGACCTGCCTCACCGCACTTTTTCGTGCTAATTCGTTCTTCGCATTCCGTATCTTCTCCTGACTGTTTAAGTCGTTATACAGGCGATCCGTAATGGTTCCTTGACGGACTCGCGACTCCGGCGGAATAACAAGTGCCGCATTGTTCGATGCGGAGTGAATTCGAGCATCGTTAATCTGCAGAATCCAAGCGGGTTCCTCCAGAGCACTATCGGGATACTCGTTAATCCATGGTTGCTGCCAACAGTTGCGCGGGAAATAAAACCGCAACGGCAGCCGTTCGTCCGACCGGCATTGGCAACGAGTGCAGAGTATGGATTGGCCGATCCCGATTCCGGACCTTTGCATCTTTAAATAGGGCTCTTCCCAGTCCGGGTTACACTCATTTGTATCGCTGGCATTATCGTGAACCAGATCATGCCAAGGAACATCGGTCAGATAGCCTTTTCCGTGAACCAGAACCCATGGCACCTGCTCCAATTCACCACTGCAGATATCTCCAGTTTCTGTTTCGGTTCCCCCACAGGACCACTCATTGTCGCCCCGCTTCTCCTTCCAAGGTTCCCAATGCATCAATCCGCACTTCAGACAACGTGTCCACTTCGGAAACCTTGAGGCCGGAATCCATCCACTTACCGCCCCGTCATCCTCCTGTTCTGTCACATGCGGCGGTGTGCAAAGCCTCATGTTAGCAATGCCTAGCGCTTTGCATATGCGATCCACATGGCGGATTTGCTGATCCTCAAGATTGCGGCCCGGAGAAATCCATCTGCGTATATCGTTGACGACCATGACTCCCTTCTGAGTGCGTACAATGGCACCTACGGAGCAGTAGCGTAACAGGTCCGAGAGACGAACTTCAATGTATTCTTCAGTCATGAATTTTCAGCATCCCCTTATTTTCAACATTCCTCATTGAGTGCATGGTCGGCCACAGTCCAGTACGTAAATCGCCGTGGGTGTACAATAAACGGTCGGAGTTCCATTCATCGTCACTTGTCTGATAATTAAGCTGGCGATGGTTTTTTTTACAACGTTGCGCTTTGTCGTGCCATTGGTCCACAAGATGCTTTATATGGGCAACCGTATCACTATATTGTCCGGTTTCGGAAATGGCTCGCTCGCAACGCTCCTTGAATTTTTCAACTACTGCTCTTACTTTTGGGGAATCCCGATCAAACTTCCCCGCTGATGTGTTGTGGTGAAGATCTTCACAGACATATCAAAGCGTGACGACTAGAGCTGCGTGGAGCGCACGAGACCGAACTTGGTAGGTATAAGGCGTGACGCTGCTTGGTTCCACGAAGCGGTAGAAAGATTCGTGGTAAGGTCGGAAGCTCTCATAGTGCGATAGGCTGCGAGCTTGATGCCGGTAGTAGTTCACGAAAACCAATCCCGGAACTTCAGCGCGCCCAACTCGACTGGTTGCCTGTATATACTCGGCCGTGGTCAGTGGTTGTCCGTTGACAATCATCAAAGCGAGGCGCGTTACATCAAGGCCAACTGATATCATATTGGTAGCCAGAACGGCATCAAGACAATCAGCATCTCCTCTGGATTTCATTAACCGTTGGAACGTTCCGGCGTTTTCCTCGGCTGTCTGCATTCCCGTAATCTGAGCAATACGCGTGTGCTGAAATCGCTCGGTCTGAAGTCCGTTGACAAGTAGTTGACCAAAATCCCGCACCTCTGTCACCAAGGAGTTGTGGCTGTCCCTGACGGCCTTCAGGCTGCCATGGTAAACGACCTGAGTCCACCAAGCTTCAAGAAAATTCTCCCGATTGACGGCTCCGTCAAACACAACACATGGACCTGCAAGTAGTGCGGCGGCAAGTGGAACCAAGCAACGCTGCTGACCAATAAAAGGGGACAGATAACCAATATAGAGACGTCCCGGACGCTCCTCATCCACACGCGCGAAGTAAGAATCATCATAGGACAAACCAGGCGGTGGGAACACTTCAAGATTTCTTGCGTACAAGCGTCGCACTTGTTCCCGCGTCATACAGGTAGTCGCAGTTGACGCAACGTATTTGGGGCGAACGCCACGGCATAAGAGCAACGTGTCAAACCCCGCTTCATAGAGCCCCGCTACCGACCCCAGAGGACCAGTGATAAGATGCAATTCATCTTGTATGACCAATTCCGGTGGACGAAAATTCGTGCCAACACCGAAAAATGCACCGGCACGTTCCTCCCAAGTAAGACGCGCGAATTTGTCAACGGTTGCAATTAGCAGAGACGGTGGATGTTCATAAAGAAATTCGTCCAGAACATTGCACGGCAAAGAACCGTCATCTTTCCCAAATTCGCATTTATTATTGACGCAAAGAAATTGAAACTTTTTTTCCGTAGCATGGTAACCACGCATAGCGTCAAACTGTGTTCCACAACGCGGACAAGATTCCAATATCAACTTGTGCCGCATCTCGGTCTTGCCAGCCTTGATCTCATCTACTATGTCCTTGGCTTGGCTGAATGTGTTGGGACCAACCTTTCTCCCCACCCATATACCTATATCAAACGGGTTTTTGCCCAGTTTGTCAGGATTTTTTCTACGAATCAACTCCAGGGCACATATCATTCGAGCCGCACGTTCAAACTGTTGTTTGGTCAGGAGGCGCAAGGTGTAGCGCATAAAAGCCACGGTTCCCCCACCTGAACCCCCATCATATTTCAGGCGTCGCCAGACGATTAGAAAAGCAACCAGTCCCAAATACGCCTCGGTTTTACCACCACCGGTAGGAAACCATATTAGATCAAGTATGTCTCGATAATCATCGTCTTCGTGGATTACAGACACCATAACCGTAAGCAAGAAAGCTAGCTGGAAAGGGCGCCAGCGATAGCACCTCAGTTCAATCTTCTTGCCTTTAATAAGGTCGGCTTGGCGCATCTGGTCAAGCATTGCCTGATTCGCTAACTGAAAGGACTCACTTGCGAGTCGATCAGTTCGAAGCGTTTCAACGCATCTTCGCATCCGTTCCAACGCCGTGACCATCCTGTCACAGATACGCTTTGCCGTAGCCTGCTCGCTAGCACTTAACGTCTTGGAATCAATGGCGATTTGTTGCTGTTCGTCAATCCAGTCGGAATACCCATCTACAAAACGCTCGAGCTCTTTATACATTGGCTTATCGGCGAGAGATGCGATTTCAAGAACCGAATCTTCACCCCCTGTATTGACCGTTACTGCGGGAACCTCGGTAATCGGCATGAATTCGGACCAGATCCGTGGCTTATCCCGATTGCCGAGGCACACCTCCCAATCCACAGCCGCTCCATGCCCTATAGCGTAAATCCGCTTTTTCTTATACTGAAGTTCAAGTTCCTGCTCTTCTTCGTTAAGCAAACTTGCATCAACGCGTGGATATTCAATCAGTTCACCGCTTTCTATAGAACACTCAATATGTGCTTCAAACAATGATTTTTCTATTAGGTCAAGGGACTTATTTCTTGAGTTCAGTTCACATCTATTGCAAAGCGAAACCGTCACAATTAGGCCATCTGCATATGATCTTGCATTAATATTGATTTCCGCGCGCCCATCCCAAATTATCTCGCTCGCTCTTGGGAGCGGTAATGATTTAATGAGAGTATGCTCTTGGAGGCAGGTTCGCTCATAACCCAGTTCTGGTTTCTCCAGATTTCTGTTTTTATAAACAGAAGCACTAGCAGTTATGGAAAGACGCTTATCTTCGCCTCGAAGATAAAAGGAAAAGCCAACAGAAGATGGTGGTGCAAAGCGTCGCCTACGTGCTGTCCAGGCAAGCTTCCGACTTTCCTCCTCATCGTCTTCAATTTTTAATTCCTCTTGATCTTCAAGTAAGGCTGGAACTGTTTCTTCCTGCTCCAGGTCAATGCTAGATAGGTCGGGCACCACGGGATGCAAAACTCCTGTCGGATATCTATCTAACGGAGACATTGACAGGTTTTTTCCTTCAGTAGCCGGGCCTATAAGTTGTTGACGCACCCAAGAAACGAGTCTTTGTCTAGCTTCTACATAAGGCATGATCGGTTCAGTACTACTTTACCATAACCATCTTCCTTCTTCATATATTATGCCCGATGAATAGTGTGGATTTCGATGGATTAGTGTCCATTTTCATCGGAATACACAATAATGTATTGGGAATTGTCTCTGCTGCTACACCGAAGTTCCTCTACCTCCCCCTACAGCATGTACGTTTTATCAAGCGGGATAAGTATCTATAGAAAACAAATTAAATAGTAGTTGCAACTTGCTAAAATCAGCTACTTTTAGCGGCCTCAACTACTTTGGACGCGGCCTCTTTCATATCGGCTCCGGTCTGGATGTCAAGACCAGAAGCTGAAAGAATCTCCCTTCCGGCTTCAACATTGGTTCCTTCAAGCCTGACCACTAAAGGAACATTTATCCCAACCTCTCCCGCGGCCTCAACGATACCATCGGCGATGGTGTCGCACTTCATGATGCCGCCGAAAATATTAACGAATATAGCCTTCACGTTCTCGTCGCTCAGGATCATCTTAAAGGCCTTTGTAACCTGCTCAGTGGTGGCTCCTCCGCCGACGTCAAGGAAGTTCGCGGGTTCTCCGCCGTGGTGCTTGATAATGTCCATGGTCGCCATGGCAAGTCCCGCGCCGTTAACCAGACACCCGATGTTTCCGTCGAGCTTGACAAAGCTTATCCCCGCGTCGCTTGCTTCAAGCTCAAGCGGGTCCTCTTCGTCCCTGTCCCTTAACCCCGCGATGTCACGGTGGCGGAAAAGAGCGTTGTCATCGAAGTTAATCTTCGCGTCAAGAGCAACTATATTTCCGTCCGAGGTAAGAACAAGCGGGTTTATCTCCGCTAGGGAACAGTCCTTCTCGATAAACACACGGTAAAGGGAGGTAATAAACGATACGGCCTGCCTCACGGCACCGCCCTCAAGACCCATGAAATAAGCGATTTTCCGGCACTGGTAAGGCTGGATGCCAAGCGAGATATCGACGTGCTCCTTTATTATCTTCTCGGGAGACTTGGCCGCCACTTCCTCGATCTCAACCCCGCCCTCAGGGCTTCCCATAATGACCACCTTTTCCCGGGAGCGGTCAATAACCATGCCGAGATAGAACTCTTTTTCTATGCTTGAGGCTTCCTCGATGAGAACGCTTCCCACGGTTTTGCCCTCGGGGCCCGTCTGGTGGGTGACCAGGTTCATGCCGATTATCTCATCCGCGGCCTCCATAGCGTCGTGGGAATTGTCAACTACCTTTATTCCGCCTCCCTTGCCCCGGCCGCCGGCGTGAATCTGGGCTTTTACCACGTATTTTGCAGAGTTAAGGGTGTCGAGAACCTCCGACACCTCATCCGCGCTGAAAACCACCTGTCCGCCCGGAACCCTGACTCCGAAATCCGAAAGAAGCTTCTTGGCCTGGTATTCGTGTACGTTCAATCCAGTAACCTCCCCTATTTCCCCTTAATCTTCCTTAAAAGCCAGGAAAGCGGATCATAATACTTGTCAACCACCCTCTCTTTAAGCGGAATGATTCCGTTGTCGGTTATGTGTATGTCCTCGGGGCACACTTCCGTGCAGCATTTCGTGATGTTGCAGAAGCCGACTCCAGCTTCCTCGCGCGCGAATTCCCTTCTGTCAAGGACATCCAGGGGATGCATCTCCCGCTCGGCGATCTTTATCATGAACCTGGGTCCCGCAAACGCGTCTTTTCTGTTGTGGTCGCGAAGTATGTGACAGACGTTCTGGCAGAGAAAGCACTCTATGCATTTTCGGAATTCCTGTCCCCTCTCGACGTCCTCCTGGTACATGACCCACTCGGTATCTTCTGCGGGGGTAAACGGAGGAATCTTTTTGCTTACTTCGTAGTTCCAAGAAACGTCGGTCACGAGGTCCTTTATCACGGGAAACGCCTTGATCGGGTAGACGGTGATCGTTTCGCCCTCGGCGAAACTGTCCATGCGGGTCTTGCAGGCAAGCTTCGGTTTTCCGTTTATCTCGGTGCTGCAGGAGCCGCACTTGGCCGCCTTGCAGTTCCATCTTATCGCCAGGTCGCCGTTGTAGTTGGCCTGTATGTAGAAAAGCGCGTCGAGGACCACCATCCCCTCATCTACCGGGACCTCGTACTCCTTTTCCTCTCCACCCTGCGCGTCACCGCGAAAAACTCTTAGCTTGGCTACCGACATCACTTATCCTCCGTAAACAGTTTCGAAAGCTCCTCGGGCATCTCTATGATCGGCCGCGTTGCGACGTCCATAGCCTCGTCTTTAATGGAGACAATGAAATTGAGCTTGCCCCATTTCTCGTCGTCGCTCTCAGGATAATCGACCCGGCTGTGAGCTCCCCTGCTCTCTTCTCTCGCAAGCGCGCATCTCGCAAGCGCCTCTGAGACGATCAGCATCGACTTGAGGTCCCTGCAGAGATGCCATCCCGGGTTAAACATTACCGAGCCCTCTATCTTGAGTACTTTCGCCCTCTCCTTCAGTCCCTCTATCTCGTCTATGCCCTTCTGTATGTTCTCTTCCGTGCGGAACACCCCTATGTAGAGCTGCATCGCGTCCTGGATATCCTGATGGATCGTGTAGGGGTTCTCTCCCTGGGTGTTGTTAAAAGGCTCCCTGAGCTCGTTTGCGTATCCCTCAACGAGCTCGGCGGGTATCTGTGCGTGGGATTTACCGCTCGCGTAAGCCGCGGCTCCCTCGCCCGCCCTTTTCCCGAAAACGAGAAGATCAGAGAGAGAGTTTCCGCCTAGACGGTTCGCCCCGTGCATTCCTCCCGCGACCTCGCCTGCGGC includes:
- a CDS encoding succinate dehydrogenase/fumarate reductase iron-sulfur subunit produces the protein MSVAKLRVFRGDAQGGEEKEYEVPVDEGMVVLDALFYIQANYNGDLAIRWNCKAAKCGSCSTEINGKPKLACKTRMDSFAEGETITVYPIKAFPVIKDLVTDVSWNYEVSKKIPPFTPAEDTEWVMYQEDVERGQEFRKCIECFLCQNVCHILRDHNRKDAFAGPRFMIKIAEREMHPLDVLDRREFAREEAGVGFCNITKCCTEVCPEDIHITDNGIIPLKERVVDKYYDPLSWLLRKIKGK
- the sucC gene encoding ADP-forming succinate--CoA ligase subunit beta, producing MNVHEYQAKKLLSDFGVRVPGGQVVFSADEVSEVLDTLNSAKYVVKAQIHAGGRGKGGGIKVVDNSHDAMEAADEIIGMNLVTHQTGPEGKTVGSVLIEEASSIEKEFYLGMVIDRSREKVVIMGSPEGGVEIEEVAAKSPEKIIKEHVDISLGIQPYQCRKIAYFMGLEGGAVRQAVSFITSLYRVFIEKDCSLAEINPLVLTSDGNIVALDAKINFDDNALFRHRDIAGLRDRDEEDPLELEASDAGISFVKLDGNIGCLVNGAGLAMATMDIIKHHGGEPANFLDVGGGATTEQVTKAFKMILSDENVKAIFVNIFGGIMKCDTIADGIVEAAGEVGINVPLVVRLEGTNVEAGREILSASGLDIQTGADMKEAASKVVEAAKSS